A single region of the Chloroflexota bacterium genome encodes:
- a CDS encoding carbohydrate ABC transporter permease, with protein sequence MTLAPRFILVRNLGLLNHPLALILPWIAGGQVLSTWLMRTYFQSIPAELFEAARIDGASDLHVFRLVAVPLARPMLATIAISTLIGTWNDLIWPLVTISDRRWMPLAQGLVQFSSSFETEWGPLFAGYVIASLPLLVVFIFTARYFVAGLTSGAIKA encoded by the coding sequence TTGACCTTAGCTCCGCGCTTCATCCTGGTTCGCAACCTGGGATTGCTGAACCATCCACTTGCCCTTATCCTCCCCTGGATCGCTGGTGGACAGGTATTAAGCACTTGGCTGATGCGCACCTACTTCCAATCGATCCCCGCTGAGCTCTTCGAGGCCGCGCGCATTGACGGCGCATCGGATCTGCATGTCTTCCGATTGGTGGCTGTGCCTCTCGCCCGGCCGATGCTCGCCACGATCGCCATCAGCACGCTCATCGGCACCTGGAACGATCTCATCTGGCCTTTGGTGACGATCTCGGATCGTCGCTGGATGCCTTTGGCCCAGGGCTTGGTGCAGTTCTCCTCCAGCTTCGAAACGGAATGGGGCCCCCTCTTTGCGGGCTATGTGATCGCCTCTCTGCCCCTGTTGGTGGTCTTCATCTTCACCGCCAGGTACTTTGTGGCAGGACTTACCTCGGGCGCGATTAAGGCCTAA
- a CDS encoding amidohydrolase family protein, translating to MIIDADCHISSWKFDDLAITADELIERMDRAGVDKALVWLKPPYHKDIAPENRAVYEATQRYPERLLGFGWANPHLGREATLATIKRCFEEYGFYGIKFNGAQDGYVIDSDFAMPYIEAAARYGKPIAFHIGADFYENTHPYRLGRIAARFPETPFLMVHMGGAALPPLDRSAIEVAQQHPNITLIGSAVPDQSILRAIRTLGPERVCFGSDTPFRLMHAQLAMYRALLEEFDVEAQAAVLGGNLARVLGVRSQP from the coding sequence ATGATCATCGATGCTGACTGCCATATCTCGTCCTGGAAGTTCGACGACCTGGCCATTACCGCTGACGAGTTGATCGAGCGGATGGATCGAGCTGGTGTGGACAAGGCGTTGGTTTGGCTCAAACCTCCCTACCATAAGGACATTGCACCGGAGAACCGTGCCGTGTACGAGGCAACCCAGCGATATCCGGAGAGGCTTCTCGGGTTCGGGTGGGCCAATCCTCACCTGGGCAGGGAGGCCACGCTGGCTACGATCAAACGCTGCTTTGAGGAGTATGGGTTCTACGGCATCAAGTTCAACGGCGCTCAGGACGGGTACGTGATCGACAGCGACTTCGCCATGCCGTACATCGAGGCGGCCGCCCGGTACGGCAAGCCCATCGCCTTCCATATCGGGGCTGACTTTTACGAGAACACGCATCCCTACCGACTGGGGCGCATCGCGGCTCGATTCCCCGAGACCCCGTTCCTGATGGTGCACATGGGCGGCGCGGCCCTGCCTCCCTTGGACCGGTCTGCCATCGAGGTAGCGCAACAGCACCCCAACATCACGCTCATCGGCAGCGCCGTCCCCGACCAATCCATCCTGCGGGCGATCCGGACGCTGGGCCCGGAGCGGGTGTGCTTTGGCAGTGACACGCCATTCCGGCTCATGCATGCGCAGCTGGCCATGTATCGGGCGTTGCTGGAGGAATTCGATGTGGAGGCCCAGGCCGCGGTTCTGGGAGGGAACCTGGCGCGGGTACTAGGGGTGAGATCGCAGCCATGA